The Dermacentor silvarum isolate Dsil-2018 chromosome 7, BIME_Dsil_1.4, whole genome shotgun sequence genomic sequence TGCGTGTACACTTTGACACCTTCTTGTACACCATTCACACGAGGCACTTTCGATCGCGCGTCAAAATTCTCGATCGTGATTGGCTCATGCACGCAAGCGGCGGAAGGGGAGAAATCACGATCGAGAAATTAAATCCAGATCGGTaccgatcgcgatcgaaagtgccccgCGTGAGTGGGGTATTATCATCTCTCGCTCAACCTTTTATGCTCCTTTTTTCCCTCGCGAAGATTAGGGTAGCTAAATGGATGCTCTGTTGCCAGTGACAAGAACGCGGGAGATGCTTCTCCTGTTCATTTAATTATGAATTACGAGGGGAAGTCAAGAAGTAAAGGGAATTTTGAGTAAAGGTGCATTTATTCTAATGGAAAACTGAGACATACGTTATTTTTCTGCGTAACGTCCCTGCACCTCAACGcactttgcccaacgtttcacaagttttttgaTTCCGTCAGAAAAAAGTTTTTGGGTTGCACTTGTAACCAATTTTGCACCGCATCAATGACCTCTGCATCGGTTGCAAATCTTCTTCCACTGAGCGCGTCCTTCAATGGTCCGAACATATGAAAATCGCTTGGAGCCAGGTCCGGACTATATGgcgggtgttccagcaattcgaatcCCAACTCTTTTATTGTTTAGGCCGtccgtttggcagaatgtggccgagcgttaacttgctgcaggatgacaccttttcgcagttttccaccacgtttggatctgattgcaggtttcagtttagttcgcaacacatcacaatagttctcactgttcacaATTTCGCCTCTTGGGGTGAAATGGAAAGTCAAAGTAAAGTCAAAAGTGAAACCTCCAATCAGATCCAAACGTCGTGTAAAACTGCGAAaaggtccgtgagttccgcggcgcgggttttgcgccacctccttcgagagatggcgccacgctgcgtgaccaggtcggcagcgtccggcgcgcggcgtgTGGTTGTTTGGCCGAGTCGGGGACTTGCAACGACGTTCAGTTCAACACAGGTTAATTTCGGCTTAGTAaactttcaggcctgcgtcgcggcacttatctactttgccggtagccattttatgcttacatctactctcggtTACGAGAGAGCCTGCTTTCTTTTATTGCTCAATTATTATCGCAGTGCGTGTTCCAAGGGCATCTGCGTCTGGCTACACGAGACCACGCGTTGACCGACGGCACCATGCTGACACCGAGCGACAAGCCGGATCACTCGCAGCACCGGAAGAGCCGCGGGACCAATAAGGGTGACCACGGTGGACCAAAGCCCAACGAGCCCGGCAGCACCTTTCCTAGGTCGGCCGACGCCTTGCTCCAAAACACACCGCCGGGCGGACGCTCGGGCCGCGTCCTAGTCACCGCCGAGAAGCGGCCTGAGGATCGCCCGGAGTCACCTGCATTGACCACACCGTCCACTTCACGGAGCCCATCCACAGGACAAGAACCCGGGCGCGGCGAAGGAATCCAGGTAATTAAAGCGATCGAAGTCACCGTCACACGTGTTTCTTCTCGTCTGCTTTCATTTCCGTTTACCTTATTATTTCAACACTTCAATCAAGCATAACAGTTAACCTTTAGTTAACCTTATTTTCTGCTTTCTCCGGCTTCACTGTTTGCTACTTCGCATATTGGTTGTGGAGGTTAACGTGGAGgttacaaagaagctcgagaacaattaggttaaagaccgcacaaagagcgatggagcgaaaaatgttaggcctaacgttaagagagagaaagagagcggtggggatcagagagcaaacggggatagccgatattctaattgacattaagagaaaaaatggagctgggcaagccacgTAATGCGTAGCATCGATAAttggtggactattagagttacagaatgaataccaagagaagggaagcgccgttgaggacggcagaaaactataggtgggatgatgaagttaggaaatttgcagacgcaagttggaatcagctagcgcaagacaggggtaactggagatcgcagggagaggccttcgtcttgcagtggacataaatataggctgatgatgatgattatattgGTTGTGACTAAAAGAAAAGCGAGCCCCTCGGATCCATACTTCTCCCTCGTTGCACATAGCGAGAGCCTCGAATTCCGCATTCTTGATGCCGTGAGGTGGCGTGCGCGAGtgtattggccagttgcctgcccCTAAGCTCACGTTTATTACTTGACGCCTGCGGTTAAAAAATTCGGCAGGGAACACTATAGATTTcgtacgtgtgggaatgcgaaagcattacatatatatatatatatatatatatatatatatatatatatatatatatatatatatatatatatatataccgtttcTAGACcacggaacgtcatgaacgcgatcgttttatacactcatgacgtggcgccacctcctccccactggctgcgccgtcacgtgcccaatgacgcacgcactaggccacacctttagttagccagatggctgcgacgtgacgtgtgcaataacACACGCACCAGGCAGCCAGAatcgtggagccgccgtggcatcGGTGAAGCGTTCTCGTCTCGCCCCCCTGAGTTCCAGGCTCGATTCCCACTCAGACCGAAAATGTACCTAATTCTCTTTTCAGACCCATTAATTTACtctgtttacaggaacctccctgagaaatttgatgtCAGCCTGAGCATTTTTTGTGAcatcgttgtcggacttcgctaaaaaagtggccacgtgacctagcgggagaggaaaagaagagctcaacaggggggaAGGGTTTGGAGTGACCCCTTTTCCCCTGTGAGATCGCTGTGGGAGgatgcagatgaaaaggagaacggagAGGGGAGTTGACGTAAGTCGCACCGTctaatactcgcgttggagggggagagcgtgaggcgcgccaaccaatggcggtgtaggaaaaaaatcacagcatatccacgggctgaatgatgatgagtgggcgaagctccggagggaatcatcggatctcccgcttaaggggacgctagcacaaacgcgttagaaacgtgcagtactctctagtaagggggagcggccacagcgtcttacgcagccatttacacatgccggaacgtgcaccgcgtttgccgacgccatcacatgactgctgagagagtataccccccgtattcataaacgctcctcgacttgaacttgacttgccaccgccttgggcagcgcgttcgaaacgcgttgaaggtaaggcggagaggccacagcgtcttacaccagcttcttacacgtgccgtaacgcgctagcacaaacgcgttagaaacgcgctagaaacgcggcctttcgttaatgttgggtatttattgccatcgtggtgcgtgtgtctatgtgcgcttcgtggcgtagtggttagcgccgcgcgttcggaagcgaggggtccctggttcgatttcgcgctacggacacaactttcggaattttttttttcataaaacgccggaagcgttctccggaagccggaagctggcttccggaaccggaagcggaaccggaagtggaaccggaagcggaagtcggcttccggttatactatacgtatacatatatatgtatatatgggtatacatacatatacggacacacaacgccatctattgagcaattcacaaaactagacgtggctacctactacgacggggacgaacgggtgccgctataaggagcttcgcccctaaaagtaagTCAATGGAGGAGTGGGgcgtgagaggagttcgcgttagcgttggttgtatatacggagctttggtcaaggactcgttgtctgggaacgtcgtagaaaaagagcgtgaggaacgcgctaggaacgccgacgcgtcccatcccccgcaagtagcgccgttcgggctAGCCGGCCTGGCGCGGCAGGCCGGCTAACACAGCTTATCTGTTCGActatcttcatggagtggaaggggcggcgATTTTTTTATGGGTGTGTGCCAGGTCGGTTTTAATTGACATTGAatagtgacgtcatcacttggtcacgtgggttttggtaccatcggatgttaacgccggacgccggatttcccgcttcatggggcatataacgcTTACGCATTAAAACAAACGGTGTTGCCCGTGAATGGCCGCCGTGGTAGCATAAATGCTAAAGCACCAGACGCGGAATGTGGGTTCAGTCCCCGCCTGCGGCAGGTTATCCTCTCGGGCACTTTCATTCCCTTTGCCTAATAATTcatacatttcaattaaacgtaACTTCCTGTATGCGTGCTCCGGATACATACACTGTCTGTTTCTTCGTATGGTTTCGACTTACGAAAAATAACACCCAGAATTTCCTGCGGTAGTTATctaaatgatgcgtaagcatttgctactaatcACCTGCATTTTTAGGCATCGTATACTGCTCTGTTTGGTATAATTGCGAGAAACGCCGCGAAAGAAAACGGAGAAGCGTGGTTGACACCGAAATGTTAATTGAGACCAGTatgagacgacgaagaagaggcgAGTAGTCGCAATGTTCACCCATGTTATACCCATGTTATGTGATGGTGCGTTTGGATGATGCTACTGGCTTCGTGGAAGATGACCACTGGCCGATGCGTGCTGTCTGGTCGATGAAGCTGCCTCCTCTCGgtgcgaaccattatcaaccgtgatcaaccgtacccggcagcggctgcgtacggcgcggccgcgcgggccatatatcttgaaagcgatctgcgatggggacagagtgcaccgagtgccgatagcttcgtgtgcgctgtgttctcgctgccgcttagttcgcgtggaagcgagagacagcgcgaatgtCAATTTGCTCAACGCTGCgagtcctatcttgaaagcgatctcgtcttacgtgacggacggacggacgggtttcctcgttcggtaggcatagaaatgcttacgcattgaaaAAATCGAGCTCCTCGGATCCTGTTATTCTTCTACTTGTTCTTTGCAAGCGCGTTCGTAACTGAACTTTTGTGCATGCAGGATACGACAGTGACCAGACACAGCGACAAACGCGGACACACCGAGACGCGGCGCGGTCATCGCCCCCGGGGAATACTCAGGGGGGCGAAAGCGAACGTCACGCCTCTGGTAGGCAACGAGCCCGACGGCAATCTTTTAGCCTCAGACACAGCGACCGCTCTACGAGAAGCCGGAGTTGCCTCAGCCTCTACGGAGCGGCAAACTTGTACGTTTCTTTCGATAAGTTGTGTCGCAAACTACTAATGTATAAGTTGCAGTTGCTAAACTTGGATTCCAAACTACGTGCATGGCTTGAATGCTTTTTACTAAATCGTTCCCAGTTTGTCTCTGATAATAATACTGACTCTCGTCCGAGTCCTGTTTtctcaggtgtaccacaaggatctGTACTTGGCCCACTCCTCGTTCTAATCAACATAAACGACTTACGTTCCTGTATTTCTTATCATATACCGCTTGTCCGCGGACGACTTCGTAATATTTCGAGAAATAACTGGTCCCAACGACAATAGTACACTGCAATCCGATCTTGATGCCATGTCGCTTTGGTGTAAAACTGATGCATGGGACTAAACACCAATAAATGTAAAGTAATGCGTGTCACTCGATCTGCTAATACATCAACTGCAAGCTACCTTGACAACTCTCCCTCGGAAGTAGTATCCTCATTCAGATATGTCGGTGTCACTATATCGTTTAAGTGAAATGGTCACATTGAACCCATAATCGGCAGCCCCAACAAAACGCTTGGATACGTCCTTCGCAACTTTTCTCGCGCTACTCGGGCTCTTAAACTATATTGCTTTGTAAAACACAACTCCGTTTGAAGCTGGAATACGCCGCCTCAGTCTGGGATCCTGCTAACGACAATCCTAATTCCCTCACTCGAAATGGTCCAGAATAACTCAGCGCGTTTGATCGTGTCTAACTGTGCTCGAGCTGCAAGTGTGACTGATATAAAATCCAGCCTTCAACTATGCCATCATTCGCATCTCGCCGTTAGACCTACCGTTTGATCATTTTTCATCGCATATTTCGTCACCATTCACTACACCAGGAATTCACCCTCCACCCCAGCATGTCTCATCACGCAGTCACCAAAGATATAAAATTGCGGTCCCTTCTTGTAGTACTTCCACCTTCCATGCTTTCCAAGGACTCCTCAAGAGTGCAACCTCTTTCCTGCGTTCACTGCAGATCTAATAGACCACCAACTCTTCAACAGCACTTAAGCTAGCAGCCAACAGTAACAATATTTACTTTATTGGTTCTCTGCTGTTCCATCTTGTATTTGTTCCTACCTGTGGTATTCCCTTTTCGAATTTCTATTATTGTCTTCATCATCTGACGTATTGTATTgatgtatttttcttctttcatgtAGACCACTCCGCTCTGTAAtgctttggccctgagggtacaataaagaaattgaaatgaaatgaaagcttTAACCAGGGGCCagctccgatgccgcctattcaaatatatGCAAAACGCAGAAATGTTCTTGTGAAAAAAATCCCCTGGCCGATTTGAATGACATTTTCTTGCATTTAAGAGAAACCGCGCAAAATTTGTGATTGAGAAAGTGGGGTTTCGATTTAGGGCCTCGAATTTGTTACAAATCCCCGCAAAATGGTACTTAAAAAaatgaagcacgaagtttacaattcCGTGCTTCTGCGCCATAAACAGGCATCACAGTTTTGCAAACTGCCTCCGTTAGAGCATCTAAAACGGGCAAACTTGATATATAAGATTACAGAGTACATGAAAttgttacgatgtttacgagggCTTTGCAAAAGTCTCGTTCACAACTTTCTGGTATACTTCAGAGCGGTGTATAACATATCACTTTTGTCCTCTTTAGATGCATTCTTAACAGTTTATAGAATTGAGATATCGTTCGTCATCGCTGAGCTACAGTTGCAAACTTCATAGTTCAGTTATTGAAATTTCACatttctcaaaataaaaaaaagtatgttGGTATACTAAATAAGAGAACTGCTTGATACATCGCTAGATGTTAATATTTCCTTCTAAATCCAACATACCTCTTCAAAATCGGTGCAATGgttgtagagaaaaaaaaaaaactttccatGTATATAAATATAGGAGCTCCCGAgccaaagcttcctcttaaaccaTAAATAGTGTCTTCAAGGGATTTTAGCGCACGTTGCAAACAGGCGTGATGTGTAGATAACACGGTAAAGGTCGTGTGCGCAGCGACGTAGTCCTCCGTCACCTACAAACGATCAGCTAGACCCGagtcaacgcctcctagatagcacaattaAGGCCCGTGCAGTTCGATCCATGACGTCcatcatgctaccttgcccgactgccatagaatctaatggggatgctcccgagtaaaccgcagtgattttgacgtcaccgctttcgtcacgccgggatTGACAGTGAAAATTTTGTATGAAGTAGCATAACGTCATAgggcagagtgcacaggcctgctatctataGGAGGCGTTGCCCGAGTGGGCGCTCTCAAGATCCATGACGTCAGAGCGAGATGATGCCTGCGCACTTTGCCTTACGACGTCACGCTACTTGGGCCTAAATTTCCACTGTCAatcccggcgtgacgaaagcggtgacgtcaaaatcaccgcggcttactcaggagtatccccattagattctgtggcagtccagccaggtagcatgacgtcatggatgggAGTGCACAggtctgctttatgacgtcacgcTACTAGGTCCGAAACCTCTATTGCCGAGCACGGCATGACGAAAGCactgacgtcaaaatcaccgcggttTAGCCGGGAGCATCCCCGTTCGACTCTGTGGCAGTCAAGCCAGGTAGTATGACGCCATGAATCGGAGTGCActggccttgtgctatctaggtggtgttggttgaTGCGAGAACATCAATGCTACGTCGCCACCGGCGTCTCGTATGAGCGTTTTCTCTGGCGCCGTGAGCGGCCGTTAATTGCTATTCTTGAAGCGTAACTTACATACAACCCGACCTGAGTATTCAGTTTAGCAGTGGTTGCGTAGTTGAgaacctttatttattttttttttactctcataCCCACAGCGCCGTTCAGGCGTTacagagggagagggggggggggggggttacatacAGCAATGTAAACAGCTTATGGCATACAATAAACAGCAGTACACTATACAAtacaacaaaagaagaaaaaaccgTAAGGGGACAAAAGTGGTACATCAGGATATCAATGTACAGCACgaccaaaacaaaaaaacaacaataacAAAAGGTTTCTAAGGTTTCGTACGCATTTAAAGGGAACTGCCATAACATTTACGACTTGAATTATTTATCTGCATTAAGTGAAGGGGGCAAACCTTCTACCGAAATACTCATTATCCACTGCGAAAGGAAAGTTATCGAATACCACGAAGAACTAGTTATATGGTAAGCAATTAACACGTGAATAATCAAATCTCAgcactgaattgaattgaattgaattctggcgttttgcgtgccaaaacaccgatttgattatgaggcacgccgtagtgggggactccggaataattttgaccacaagggGATCTTTAGTgtggccccaatgcacgggacacgggtgtttttgcatttcgctcccatcgaaacgcagccgccgcggccgtgattcgataccgcgaccttgTGCTATAAAATAAGATTTCTTTAACGTTATTGTTAATTGAAAACGTAATTTAATATTATTGATTGCCATTAGTTCCCGTTAGGCTATCTGTCCAAAGTGTGCAGTAATTTATTATTGCTAATGCTTGTTATTTCCGATTCTTTCTCCTAAATTATTTTTAAAGCAGCCTAAGGACCTGAAACTTGCGCAATTGATTACTCAAGAATAATTACGCATTTGTTTATTATTCGTGCGCAATGTTGTATTGGTACACTTTTTAAACATTATCATGCATCCTACGTGTTATGAATCTCCGTTCTAATGTACACTCAAGTATTTTGTGTAATACTGTGACAAAGGAAGTCTAAAATGCTGTGTTTATTTCCTGTATTGAGTGTAAGCAATCACCGTTGCCAACTACCAAACGGTGcaggagcctctgtcaggcctcgATGCCTTTTGatctcgctgccgttttcgtaacagatacagaaaaaataaatatatcgTTCTTTCTTTTAGTAAGCATCATGGTACTCTAGGCAAGTTAATATAATAGTTTCGAAGGTAAAAACGGCGCAGTAGTGATGACAggcagaagaaaacaaaaggacACACACTCCGAAGCGCTAACAACTCTTTCCTACGGTCTGTCGCCAATGTTGCGCTGTTTTTACCTTCAAAGGACACgttgaaccaactagctcaacgtTGCACGCTTCTACTATAACACCCGTTTTTACGAGCTATAGTTTCGGTTTCCGTACCCTGGAGAGCGGGtcgcgtcgtgacgtcatgatACACTGGCTCGCTCCGATAAAATCTTCCTGCAATCGCtgctcccacgcgcaagcaaggaagcaggaagccagcgccggagggagcgggggggggggcgggggcgcTCTCACGCGCGCCGcgctcttattattatttttttttttgcaagtgcaagcgctttatttttcttcatATAATCATGATTATACATATTActgtggaatctcgttgatacgattctgcttaatacatttttcgggataatacgttctTTCGCTGTTCTTTTCCCGGCTATTGTCTTATGGAAGCAATGTATTTCGGATGATACGATTTCTGATGATACGtcttattttccggttcccgtgaagatcgtatcaacgagattccactgcatATTTTCAAGAGCAACGTCATCAAACCTATTCTTCGTTCATCGCCGTGACAACACACGATGACACCACGGCCGGCACTTCGAAATCAACAGCGTAAAATCAAAATGCTATAAGTgctacccatgtatatatatatatatatatatatatatatatatatatatatatatatatatatatatatatacttgctgAGTGTCGTCCTTTCACGTGCAAGAAGCATATCTGGCAGAGTTCCGACAGCTTCGAAGAAAATATGTTTCACTATT encodes the following:
- the LOC125946724 gene encoding uncharacterized protein LOC125946724, which produces MLTPSDKPDHSQHRKSRGTNKGDHGGPKPNEPGSTFPRSADALLQNTPPGGRSGRVLVTAEKRPEDRPESPALTTPSTSRSPSTGQEPGRGEGIQDTTVTRHSDKRGHTETRRGHRPRGILRGAKANVTPLVGNEPDGNLLASDTATALREAGVASASTERQTCTFLSISCVANY